In Cinclus cinclus chromosome 1, bCinCin1.1, whole genome shotgun sequence, the sequence CTTGCTGacaacatctttttttttttttttttttctgggaaaatataCACAGAGTAAATGggacaaaatatttctgcatgtgTGGCAATTCTGGCATTAGAAGAGAAAGGAGATGAGATTTAAAGGCTGAACAGTGAAAGAGGAGCAAGGgaggttattttttttggtgcttaCTTAATCGCCTTTCAGTGCAATTAATTGAACTTTGTGAGTCGTATTATATTCAGTGATGTCATCCTTTGCCCcgtcaaagaaaaaaaaaataataggatgctcagaaagagaaaagggggaggggaTCCTGCTTCTCGGTAGCATGAAGAAATAGGTTCCAAATTGAATTGCACAGTGCAGAAATGCTCCTACACACTGTGTTGTTTAGCTCAGATCACCGGAACAGAGAGACGACTTCTGATAGTCCAGTGAAACAAAAGCCACAAATGCTCCGTGTTAAGTCCTCTGCCAGTTTCCCTGCAAGCACTCGTTAGGGTTTCCCCGAGTGACTCATGGGGTTTTGCTTCTCCTTTAGCAGGATTTGACTTTCCATCTCTTACCTGCCAGCCATCTCCCCTTTCTGAGGGCGGGGAGGAGGGGGTTGAATTTGTCAGTGTTACATAACAGTTACCTGGAACATCACACATGTTCCCAAACTAGGGATGCCTCTGGATCACAAGTGAGAGATGAATTTCTAATATTGCAGATCAAGTGCAAATGGCTGGGAAAAAACTTTCACAAGGCACCACTTTCCAATGtttaaatgtttcctttgtGCATTTCACAGTAATTGCTTTCTCACTCATTTAAGCAAGACAAGTAATATGTTTAATCCTCCCCCCAGTAATGTGTAAGTAGTGTAATGAAATAAATGGTATCTGTAGATCATATCTATACTGCcttcctgcttttatttctccCATCCCATCAAATCCTGAATGACATCACTAACCACAGTCAATGTGCACTGTAACCCCAGAACATATTAGGGAGTGGGGTTTGATGTCCTCTGAGCTCTGGTGTTTTGCAAACTCCTTCTGAAAtgagtgagatttttttttcatgataaCTCAGTGGATATTACTAGGTCTGTTGTTTACCTGGAGTATAAAGTAATTAACTAGCTGTTTGGCAAGAGTATAATGGGACACGTGGCTGCTCTGATGCTGTTTATCTGCCTGTTTCTTTCTCACACTCAGGAGCTGTGTGGGTAAGCGAGATCTGCCTGTTGGTGTCAACCTTCATCCCACTTGTTCAGGGTTTTAATTACCAGGACCTTAAAGGAGGAAGAGCAAGCAGAGACATCTCTTGTGCCGCAGGTCTGTCCTTGGTTCTCatcctcttctcttttcttctcttccccctttcactgcaggagctggagtggCTGTGGCGGGCAGTGCGCTGGTAGCTAGCCATGATTGCCACTGGAGGCCTCCTGAGGATTTCGGCCAGGAAACAGGACCCCTTGAAACCCCAGAGCCAACTCCCCAAACGCAAACACAAGGCCAAAAAGAAGCGCAAGAATGACGTGGTGGTGGTGAAAGGCAAGCTCAAGCTGTGCTCCCTCTCGGGGTTCATTGCCCTCTGTGGCATCCTTGTACTGCTGGTGGGCATTGCCTTGGCTGTGGTGGGCTACTGGCCAAAGCCCAGCCAGGTGTACAGAGAAAGCAGCTTTGGCAAGGGCCGGCACACAGCACCACAAGGTGGCACCCACACGAACCGCTCCCAGAGCCAGGAAAGGGTGCGAGCAAGAATTCGCCTGGAATCACCCCCTGGAGCCAACACCTCTGCCACTGTTGCCACTGCTAGGTCTGCCCCTACTTCCTCCTCCCCCCAGGCCTCAGCAGGTTTCCTTTTCCGTCTTTTCTCGAGCTACTTGCATTCGGACAAGCTGAAGGTGCTGGGCCCTCTGATCATGGGTATTGGCATCTTCCTCTTCATCTGCGCCAATGCGGTGTTGCACGAAAACCGTGACAAGAAGACCAAGATCATCAACCTGCGTGACCTCTACTCCACCGTCATTGATGCCCACAGTCTGCGGGCCAAGGATGGAGGCACCTCAGCCCCTCTCAATGGCTTTGTCAGCTACATGCATTCCCGGGGCCTGGAGCTCAAGCCTGGTGGAGAAGGTCTGGGTGCTGCAGCCATGCTGGCCAAGAGCTCCTGGCCACCAGGACTGGGTGTCTCCCTTTCCCCACCAGATCTGGTGTCCTCACCGCAGCGTTCCTCCTTCTGCAGCCCACCGCAGCCgcccagcctggctgaggcTGTGTACAGCATCTGCCGGGAGCATGCTGCCCTCGCTGGCCGTCCTGTCACCAGCCCACCCTGCAGCCCACCGAGGAGCTGTGAGCGGTGCAGCACGGCCAGCTCCATCGTTGGCTCTTCACTGAGCACCTTCACCCTCCTGCCCTTGGGGCCCAGCAGTGGAGGGGGAGGCTGGCAGAGACCACCCGGTGAGCGGAGAGCCCAGGAGGTCCCACGGGGGGAGTTTGAACTGAGCCTAACCgacctcagcagcagccacatcAAGGGAGGCTGTGGGACTAGGAGGCACAAGCTGATTCTCAGGCGGCAGAGCACCAGCTGCTTGCCAGATGCCAGGTATCCCCTTTCCCCTGAGCCACTTCGGTCACCAGCTGTCAGGAGGGTCCTGGAATCCAGCCTCTTGATAAAGGCATCTCCTAGCTACTCCAAATCTCTAGATCTGGGGGCATCACCCCCTTCAGCTCCCCCTGCCATCACCAGGACAgactcccagagctcccagtcTGAGCCTTCCAGCAGCAATAAGGGCTACAGCCACTTAGAGGAGGCAGGCACCTCCTTGGAGTCAGTTGCCAACACCGCAGCCAGTAAAATTCAAGACTGTGAGGAGGAACCAGTTGAGGAGATGGACCCCCTCGAGGCTACCAGCAGTGAACAAATAGGGGAGCAATCCCAGCAAACTCAAAGACAGTACACAAATAAAGAGAAACTCTTTATGATTTCTAGGTCACATGCTGCATTAGGGCTGGAGGATGGGGAACTGGAGAGTACAGGCATCTAAATAAAACAGAGATGGCAAGAGGACACCTTGCATCCCTCCACACCTTCCCTGCTTCTTCATCTCTTGTGGACTTAGGAAACCAATCGATATCCAAAGAGCTGCACTATGTTACCCTTGAAAATTGAGTTCCGTAGATCCTGTAGATtacttcaggaagaaaaaagaaaatcccttctGTCTGATCGTGATTGTATGTTTCATGCAAGCCAAATTGTATTAAATATCCACAGTCCAGCACATTCTTTGGATCAGATAATACAGTTCTGGATGGTATAGCTGTGCACTTTACTGTTTCGATTTTTAAGTGCCCCTTCTTCtcttctgatttctttcttgCTGATTTGCCACTAACTGcttgaaagctgcaggcacctttttAAGCTCAAAAGCAACGTGGTCTTCAGAAAGAAAGCCGAGCTCTCTCTTTGTTTTGGTTCAATTACTAAAACGTTTGCAAGGCCTTAAGGATGATGTACCTTGACAAAGAATGAGTTTGtttaaattctggaaaaaaaaaagacagtttatGAGAGACTGGAGCAGATGAGCTCTGACGATTTAGTTAAAACCATTACATTCCTGAATCCAAAATGCATATTACTACATGATAGTTTATCAAAGTATTATTACACGTGTATTGACAAATAGCattaaaagatgtttttttaataaaatatttatgaacaaaacttagaaaaaattctttatttggTAAGTTATTACAGATATCACAAACTGTTCCATTTTATACAGTGAAAGATTATAGAAATGCTATGAAGCCAAAGGCTTGCTTATACTTTTAAGGAGGTAATTGATAATTTACgtgtaatttcaaaataaatgctgGTTCAGATATTGAGAAACCATACTGTAATTCAACCAGCAGATTCTGTCTCCATTTCCGACAGTTACTCTGTGACAGCCTAAGAAATGTGAGATTTTGACAcgctaaagaaaaaaaaaataaacatttgatCTCCTAGTCAGTATAGGGTTTTTTGTGAGATTAATCTTGAACTGCATCATCTTCTTTCTGGATTTTTCAGTTCCCTTATAACTGTTGCATTATGTCCTTCTGCTGTTGCGGTTCCTATTCATGACTGCATATGCATAAGCTTAATTTTAAAGCATAATGATAGCCCTGTCAGTCTCATAGCATTTGGCTGTGCTGAAGTCAGCAGCAGTTTCTCACTGAGTTCAGCATGATGAGGATTTCTTCCTGCATGAGAAAAGCATCAGGTTTCCTAAAGCCTGGAAAATACCTTGTCTGTAGGCAGAGTTTTGGTAAATTGATGAGCTGTTTCATTTTCGTAGCTGCAGCATGGCAGGCACTTGTGTTTTGTCAAAACAGCTTTATGCACTCAGTAGATTTTGTCAATACTTCGGATTTTAAATATGGATGTGGCATTTCTCTACTATGGGACGAGAAGTCGACATTAAACAAATGCAATGTGTAGGCAGACAGAAATCTTTCTGTTGCAATTAAATTTTTTCTTGTGGTTCCATGTTTAGCTACATATTTACTTACATTAGAGTACATTGCAACATGGACTATAACTATCACTAAATACAATTGCATTTAATAAGCCTGCAAAATTCTATAATAAAtaaggtattttaaattaaaataagaaaaggaaaaaaaataataataatttggcATGTAAGAGTCTTGaaactggagaagcagaaggtgCTTGTTCTTTTGCAAGAGAGACATCCAGGTGGCAATATCTTTCTTCCTGTCTGCAGCAACCAGTGCACTGACAGTAGGAACATCACTGTGGCATTTTTTGCTGTTAAACTGCTAGCACACAGCTGGCAAAAATCCATTGCAAAACTCCCTGGATTGGCATGGTGTGGGATTACGCACCACAGGAAGTGGTGAGCAGGTGGCTCAGCTGGTGCTGGCATTTGCATGGATCTTTCCTTTCAGTTCTCCATGGGCAAGTGCTTCTGCTCCTTCTGTGACTTCCAGCAAGATTTATGAGATACATGTGAGCAGAGTTACCTGGTACTGATGCAGATTCTAGTTATTGCCAGAGCTGCATACATCCTGTTTGCTATTTTCCACACTAAAACCTTCCATGGAGGTGAAGGGAAAAGGCAAGTTGTGTGCTACTTAACAGGGCATGGAATCCTCATGAAGATGTGACAGGAGCTGGTTTTATTCTGAGAGGGGGAAACAGGCTTTTAATAATATTCTtagtaaatatttcttctgtcaTCTGAAGTGtgctctgaaaacaaacaaaaaaccccaactttaAAAAGCCTTTGGTTACTCCTTAGATTGATTTATATCAAAGCAGGCCAGTAATTATTCTGATGATTAATTTACTGCAAAGTCTTTTGAATGACAAAATTATACCAGTTTGTGTTTAATAAGTAAAATTATAGCTTGTTCCTGTGTTGCCAAAAAAGACATGAATCATGAACTTTCATCAGTTGAGCTGGGTTTTTTAATAATAGCAGCAAGAAGTGATCTTCTAGCATATAAATTACTAAGCAGAGAAAGCTGCCTCTGTCTGTGCAAGTCATTGTTTTTGCAGATTTATTACTTAAAACTATTTGTTGAGCAATTTGTGCAGGGATGGAATTGGATTCAGAAACCTTTGTTTAGAATGCAAGCTGGGCAAGGTAGTCCAACATCCCCATGTTGGAAAACGACTGAGAGATTCAAGCCCTGTGCACCATCTGGGACTGATGTTAGCACaagcagctgggaaagagcTGAGCCTCTCCTGGTGGTACCCACAGGTGATGGGGGTGATGGGGTTTGTGCTTTGACTGGCTCTTGAGCACCTCCAAGCTGGCCCTGGCTGCTTCTCTGGACTGCCAGGCAGCCTCTTGGCCATCATTTGCACATCCTGTCAAAGGATGTTTGTGCATTTTCCTCCAATCCAGTCTCTTCCTTCTAGCGTTCCTCTCTGATGTCCTGCCCCCTAGTGCTTCCTCCACAGTCCTTGACAAGCACCAAGAACTGCCTTTGCTTGCCAGTATACAGCTGCCTGCATGTTGCAGGAAGAGATGGGCTGTCACACATCTATTTAGAAGTATTGAATTAACTCAAATTAActagtttagaaaaaaaatttaatgtttATTACAAAAGAATGATTAGTCCCTGTATTTGAGATGGGATATCCCTGAAGATATGTTCAGATGGCATAATTTGCCATACATTTTTGCTatggaaaattcagattttggtTTAGATGTGTGCTTtgtttgatttgggttttttagcaTAGAAGTGCTAtgatatttatataaaatttccAGAGGAAAGTAAATTTCTGCCTGAACCCGCAGAGTACCCCCATACCTAGGAAGGAGGCTGTGTCTGAGCATTATGAGTGTAGATGCTGTTTGGACCAGTCTGAGGACAGGCAAATGCCCTAATTATACTTCAGTCATGCTGCTGTTTGCTACAAAATCCTCAGGACTCCGAAGAAGCTGCTGACGTGATCACACTGTAACCCAGTTCTGGCTCAGTTTTCACTGGCTAGCAAAGTATTTAGAATCCTGCATTAACCTGGCTTGCTTGGCTGGACTGATTTACTAAATTCCCCAACTGTTGACCTATCAGCTGATCTACTGCAAAAGACTATAGCCCAGATTTATGAATCTGTGTTGTTTAGATACATTTTTAAGAGCCTTTTCAAGGACTGATGCTGTCCAACAGTGAGCAATAGCACACTTAGAAACATCGAATTAGGTAACTGTTAACATAGTTTTAGGTCTGCAGTCTGAAATACAGATGTTATGGATTGTTGCCATTTTCGTAACAGCCAAAACAGTTTACTCAGAAGTAGCAATATGACTTCAATTAAACAACAGTTTTTATTACAAGTAAAGGAGGTAACAAAAATCTTACTGGATTTCAGCTGGAAGAACAGCCTTAGATAATACttaacagtttttctttctatacaaaacccacacaaaatACAACGCTCACTGCTGGCATTGATTAGCAAAATCTTAGTGAATAAAAGTACAAATAGTGAATAAAAGCATAGATTTGTGGTGGGCATTTTTTAATTctagggaacaaaaaaaaaggtttctctACCACCTCTCCAAGACTGTCAGTTGCAATAATGTAATGCTTTAGCCAGATCACTTACTGTTTTTGTGTTTGGGCTTACAAACAGTGAACAAGATGCACAGCATGTGCAGGTACAATCTGAGAGGCCAAATAAGTTAGcacagccacaggaaaaaagtctttcatggaagaaattatttcattttagaaacCAGAATTTCTATTTACCATTTCTAGAAGCTCCAAAACAGAAAAGTTGAAGTGAGAGCATTAGAAATTATCTTCCATCATTTAGCTTTCCTTCAAAACTTGGAGACAGAGGGAAACCCTGGAGATCTGACAAAGGCACGCACAATCGGGTAAAATGGCATTGAAGTTTGGATGGAGGAGCTATGCTGCTAGAAAGGGACTGACTGGTTTTCAGGATAATTGAGGAAATAGAGGAACATGGTATGTGTTTTTCCAGACACATGGTATGTGTCTTTTCTCTACATTTTATTTAGATAGAAGTAGTGAAGccaaaatactgcttttaaagGGGGGTTTATCCATTGCtattctttttaaattacattgcaatgaaacagaaaacttaTTTAGGGAGAGTATGAAAAGagatgcaaacaaaaaaaggtcCAAAATCACATTAATAATGTTAATAACTCAGTCTCTGATGTTTCCCTCACCTTCCTCTGCACAAATAAGTTTCAGTATAGAATTTCTGagtattaatttttcttttttcctttcttgtctcCCACCCTTTCTACAGGCTGGGATTAAACAAAACACTTATGTTCACTTTATTTATCAGTTTTGCTGAAAcacagttttattatttttatggtaGTAGAGTTGCCTGAGTATATGAGAAGCTTGGTTCTACTGAGGGCACATACCTGATACTCTCAGATTGGAAGGTAAAAATGGGTAGAGATGGTTTGGTTTTAGACAAGCAGCCTTTTCCATACTAAGCTTAACAGCTGAAGTAAAAAATGGTAAGTAAAAAGGGAACATTCAGCATTCAAGTTTCACCATAGCATCAGATGATCTAATACCATCACAGAGCCTCAGACTGCATTTTGTTCATCACTCATAAGATTTGACATGATCCTGCCTGACCTGCTCGAGAGCAGGCTGAGACTATTCCATACAGCTCCCATTTTGTTGCCAAAAGCTAAATCAGCCAGATCTAAAGGAGAAGGACTTCAGAACACAGCTGTCAGTTCTGGCAAGACTTGGAGCTGCTAAAGACTTTGCAAAAAGGTGGCTTTGTACAGGGTGCAGTGCAGCTCCCTTCACACCTTGGAGCAGCACAGAAACTTGTGGCAGGGTCTCACACAAAACTGCCTGCAAAGGCACATAAAAGTCACCAGAGGCAGCTTCATAAGGATAAATCCCCAATGAGATAATATAATACCTCTGTAACATCATAGACTAGCCTTCCTCCCTGCTTCCTGGAGTATACTTTAGGTGTCTCTGAGGAGTATAGCAGGTTTTTAATTCACTGACTTTACAatcaaaactaatttaaaagaaatgcagtttggTCTCAGAGCCTAATAGAAACTACTGTTTAAAATGCTTATAAAGTCCCCATTAAATTTGTACCAAATGATTTCTTAATGTACTTCTCTCTATCATGCCTTGGGTAAACAGCACAAGTATGTTCTTCTGTGAAAACAAGACAGAGGTACAGCCACGGACAAAGTGTGCAAAGTTcacatttttactttctttaaaGGGAGAACAGTATCGGCACCAGTATTTAACAATAACAGCATGCAAGTATCTGCCTCTGAGTGATGTTTCCAAACCATGCAAGCAGCCTGCTATGAAACAGAGCCTTGAACATTTGTCCTCCAACAGGAGATCCATCCTTCAGGTTTAACAGAGCCTCTTTCTGCATGTGAGGCACTGAAGTGGTGATTTAGTTCACTGTCTTTCAGACTCATCACACCCAATATTACACAAAATAACTTAGCAAGACTTCCCTGCAGTATGTTTAAGGACACAAGTAACACTAGACAGCTGATAACATTATATTTCAgttgaaaaacataaaatggGAACATGTAAAGTAGGGCACTGCTTATTACTTTGTGGTAACACAACCTAAGATGATGATAGTAGCAGCTCTTTGGGTTTTGGGAACTTAAAACTGTCTGCTGGCACTGCTAACGTAAGTCACACTACAGTCTACCTTGAGGCCTGAAAACGCAGACAGAACAGTTCCTGTCCTTGTGCCTGTCTTTGCAATGGGTACAGcatctggagcagcagctctgaaatgaGGATGAGTGCTGAGGCTGCATGTCTTGTCATTTCTCACCATAAGCAAGCTGTGGAAGGAAGATGTTTCTTTTAGACCATTAAACCAGAGTTGGTGCAGTCACCTTAATGAAGCACGTGTGCTCTTTAGGTTATTGCTTAGGTCCAATATGCAAAAGAAAGGTGAGGATGCCTTACTAGCATTGTTCTCTGCAGGGATATACTGCCTCCCTCTCTGaaacacagagaggaaaaccTGAAGAGAAGCTGTAGCAGAGTTCTGGGATCAGTGAGCTTCTAACGCTGCAGCAGTGTTGTGTCTCGGTAGCCATTTGGCTGGTACATGCTTGTCACTGACAATCTGAGGAGAAAAGGTTTACATGATGAGCTGTGGAAAGTCAGCAGCTTTTAGGCATCACCTATTTGTAT encodes:
- the TMEM200C gene encoding transmembrane protein 200C, with the translated sequence MIATGGLLRISARKQDPLKPQSQLPKRKHKAKKKRKNDVVVVKGKLKLCSLSGFIALCGILVLLVGIALAVVGYWPKPSQVYRESSFGKGRHTAPQGGTHTNRSQSQERVRARIRLESPPGANTSATVATARSAPTSSSPQASAGFLFRLFSSYLHSDKLKVLGPLIMGIGIFLFICANAVLHENRDKKTKIINLRDLYSTVIDAHSLRAKDGGTSAPLNGFVSYMHSRGLELKPGGEGLGAAAMLAKSSWPPGLGVSLSPPDLVSSPQRSSFCSPPQPPSLAEAVYSICREHAALAGRPVTSPPCSPPRSCERCSTASSIVGSSLSTFTLLPLGPSSGGGGWQRPPGERRAQEVPRGEFELSLTDLSSSHIKGGCGTRRHKLILRRQSTSCLPDARYPLSPEPLRSPAVRRVLESSLLIKASPSYSKSLDLGASPPSAPPAITRTDSQSSQSEPSSSNKGYSHLEEAGTSLESVANTAASKIQDCEEEPVEEMDPLEATSSEQIGEQSQQTQRQYTNKEKLFMISRSHAALGLEDGELESTGI